From the genome of Clavelina lepadiformis chromosome 2, kaClaLepa1.1, whole genome shotgun sequence:
GAGCAGTGTGAGCCGTTACAGAGAAGTTGACCATGAGATTCTGGCTTTAGTCTTGCAAAGCAATTAATTTGCTGATTTGTTTTAGCTAATACAatgtacagtactgtaatGACATAAATTGTAGTATGCTGTATGTTCTGACGTACAAATCTTGTTTAACGTAAAGAATATGGGGAGGCTCGTCCCCCAGGATTTCCGCCCATGTTGAGAGCAATAGGCCGTTTATTGCTTATTTTTCACGTATTTGTTATTGGTTTGGTTCTACTGGTAATTTTTGACATCATATCCCAAAGATCGGGACACTTTTTGATAGGGTCATCATAGAGCAAACTTAAAAACTAATTTCGACTTAATTATGAggtttaaagcaaaattaacAGTCGCAGTTGGCtataaactttttgctattttacaaacatataTTACAGTAAGAGtcactttcaaaatttaagGTTGAGAATTGTATAAATCCATTTTAATAACCCGCACAATTAGAAATTGGCCATGCTTGTTCAGCATCTAGGCCCCTAGGTATTGAATTTGTAAGCACTTTGCTTGTGATGCATGAATTTGCTTGTGTTTTGGATAAAGTTTGATTTGCATATTATGTTGGCTTTACATGTACACTGTATACTGTCACTTTGATCTTTGCAGCAACCAAACCCATGGCTTTGAGCATGTCCAGCAACCCCAATCCAAACTCCAAGTCAATGTCCACTGTTGTTGATCTTACTAAAGGAAGTTCCGCATCTGCAGCACCTGTGACAACAGTACCTTTGCCAGTTGCTTCCAGTGAATGTTAGTAAACTTTCTAATAACTAGCTATCGTTAAATTAATGTCACCTAATCTTAAATTGGTGGCTCTCAAACTGTCTGCGTGAATGTTTAAAATGTATGCCcaatttctacttttttcGTGATATTCGTTGACTTACTTACCAAGTAAAAGTTACTGTAACGTATGTCTGATAGTAATGGACTACAAGCCTTTTTCCGGTGACATCAATGAAATAAGGCAATCTAAGCTGCAACTACCATTATACTGTTTTGGTACCATAAATAGTGACGCATTTGTGACATTAGAATTGCAATTGTGACAACATAGTTGCCCTAGCTTTGTAAACTAGCGACGCAATAATCATTCATATGATACAAATTATGGCGCGCATCTAAGAAATATTTATCGCAGTATAGTTTTTATTATTGTAGTGAGTGAGCGCCCAAGAAAACAAATGATTTGGGTTGACAATACACTACAAAATGGttttaaaaccaaacttttGTGCTTTCAGCTACTAAAACTGTAGTGTGGCGTGAAAAAATGCAGGTTTTGTTAGTGTGTCAtacattaaaaaatattgataacCACCGCTTTAAATGCTAGTAAAGTATTTATGATTAGCTGCACCCTCAATATCTCATTAACTCAAACCTTCATTTAACTGAATGTTTTTTGTCTACCCCACGCCATAAATAGAGCTGCTTACATcgaaataattcaaaaaaaacGCTAGTCCATACATTATGTCATTACAAAGTGGCTTCAGCTATTTTACTCTGTATTGATTGAGATTTTGGAGTTGTAACTGATGAAATGGCAGTGCCAAGTCGCTTATTTACTCCTAATTACCGCTAATTTCAccagttttgttaattttagctAGAGTAATTTAGTCAACCCCTTCAGCTTCAATTAACAACGTTTTGCtgcatatatattttattttggtgtATATAGTGTTAATTATACAAGTACGTTTTACAGCAAAACACCATTACCATCCAGTCCATCCATCTGCAGCttctttgcaaaaagattTTAATCCATCATTAAGCGTTACTTCATCAGCTGTACCAGGTGGTTGCAAGTGATTTTATACCTTGAGCTAAATTATTTGTTGCAATGCCTTTTATTAgactaattatttttttcattttgcattgtGCTAGGTGAATTAACATCAGGCTATCAACATTCATATTCTGCTAAAGATAAACAGGCCATGAGGGAAAGAGCTGCGGATATTCCTGAATCACCAATTCCTGTTTCTGCTCTTTTATTTAAATCCACCAAGTATGTTTTAAAGTCCTAGActcaaacatattttctgaTCAAAACTGTAATAATTTTCCTACATTTTAGAGCTCCTACTCTTTTGCAGCCAGGAGCAGCAGCACAGGTAACATTTATGTAATATGCATTCTGTAAAATTAAATGTGGTGCTTAGTGGCACATAAACGTGCTATGACATGACTATGGCACTCTGAACAGTAAATTCCtttaaatcaaacattttattttcaccaaCAGAATGTTATTTTAAAGAATAGTGACACATACAGAAGAAAGGAAAAAATCAAACCTTCACTTCATCCAATGCTGATTGGTGAACCCACTTCTCTGGATAAGCAATATTTTTCTGCTGCAATGTCAAACATGGCATGTCTGGGATCTTTGGCTGGCGGTATACCACTTCGGCAGAAGACAGTTTGCACCTCCTCTTTATCTATGCCAATTGACAGTTTAGTCCCTTCGATATCATCTCCTGAAAGACGTAGTCAAGAAACCATTGCTGGCATTAGACTTGCAAATGTAGATCGTATGAAAACAACAAGTCAATCGGCAGTCCCTCTAATAATAGACCCAAGGGATATTGGACAGAGCAGTGTTTACTTCAGTAATCCTGCTAGGCGGACCCCATTACAAGGTCCCACTCATGCCGATATTACTGGCATATGTTCAAAACAATCTATGTCTAACCCTGTTTCTCCTACAAGAAAGGATTCTATTTCTAGAGAAACACTACTAAATCCTCTTCCAACACTGCACCCAGCACCTATGTTTCCTGGATATACTTTTTCTCACATGCTGCCTGCAGGAACCAATCTTGGGAATATCAAGCAGGAGAAAAATACAGACTTTCAGTTAAATATAAAGCAATCTCATTTAGATGATGCCAGAAGAACAGCGATTTCTGTAAAGGTCGATCCTGCTCATGGATTTGCTCATCAGTATTTTCCACCTGCATCCCATTCTATGGTATCAAGAGATAGGGCCATTGATGAAGGAAATTCACTGATGCAGAGGAGTACATTGTCTCCACAACCTATGCCTAAATCCTCCCATCGATCCTCATCAGCCCTGAGTCAAAATGTTTCCCGACATTCATCACCCATTGCTCATTCTCATATAGAGAAGCAGTTTAAAGAAGGTGCGTAGAAAgaataatttttaacatcttttgttgttaatgtttgaaattataaGTATTTCTTAACTTGATTATGATTATCTATAGAAATACCAAGACCGTCTTCCGCTGCCAGAAGAACACCAGATAGAAGAAGTGTCGGGGATTCATCTGTTTCGGTTTGTGTGCTGTCTTTGTTCAAGCAGTGTATGTATTGCTTTGTGCTTATGCAAGCAGTGCTTTGTATTTAGACTTCTCATCATCGATCATTTCCAAGTCAGTCAATTACTCCCATGTCAAGGTCTCGACCTGTTCTCTTGCCAGATGTCAAGCCAAAAGAAGAGCCACCTGTAACACCAATAACATCAAGTAATTACTGTAATCTTCACATGGATGTATCCCACGATTTCAAAATTACATTGTCATATTTTAGcagttaaaaacttttctttttttagtAACTCATCACCAGATAATATGCGCAACTGCAACTGCTGCAGTCGCTGCAAACCCAAAGAGGCACCCCACTACTTCTTTTAACCATGCTTTGGCTATTCCAACTGGATCAGACCAAGAAAATAATCCGAACGTTATACCATTTAGTGTCAATCCATGCTATTATCAAATTCCAGGTACATTTTGTTGTTCTGCCTgaagtactgtactgtacatactttttataataCATTATTTGTCAGGTTTCTCTTGGTTATTGGTATAATATGTTTGCAGTCGTAAATGCACCATGTACTCACGTTCAGTGTGAAACTAGAATCCCATATGATATACTTAGTTAAGTGTAGTTTAAAAGTTATTAGCATTTCATACTCATGTCAGATAAGACTAAACTAAATTGTAAACTTAGGATTTAAATAGTTTATGACCTTATCAGCCTTATCCTGATTTGCGCATTAAGTCATAGGAACTTAAGGTTATATTTGTTGTACTTATGAAGGAGCACCTCCCGGACTTGCTTCAATGCCTAGGCCAACACCCCCAAATAGCAGAGCTGTTTCAACTGCTTCTGAAAACCCAGAAAATTCACGACAAAAACTTTTGTCACAGGATTTTGCCACTGCACAGCTcatgcaacaacaacaacagcttGCAGGTTTGTTTTATCTGTATTTGCATATGCATGGTTTAcatagaaaaatgtttttgtatccAGAACAGAATAATGTCATCACAagctcccaagttcaaaataGCCTgtataatttcatcaaagcaaTAAGCTGTTGTATAGTTTATGGTTATCAGAGAAGCAATCATAACTCACCAACCATCGCCAAAAACTCCGGGCAGTGCAAAtctgaaaattttccaaactGTCTGAGGCAAAGACTATTATGCTCTACCAGTGCAAGGTTTACTATAGACTGTGCTTGCACTACCTGCACTATAGGCAACGATGCCTACAAGCGTTCATGAGCTCAATTAGTTGTGCGGTAACTCTTTTTAACCAGCTtacttgtaaatattttcagaagttaattatgatttttttgttaaaatttaagtACAGTATATCACTGGAATAtatgtttgtaaatttctCATGAGTGCAATTTTGAATGGgcataatttcttttctatgcTCAACTAAATACGTTCTTGATCGTCGcctaatatttttaatttttctgctGTGTTGATCTTAGTTCTGTGATGACAATTCTGGGTACTCATTTCCATTAGAGATGGGGAACCTGTGGACAATACTGTTAAGTCACCAGTCGTTGTAAGAATTCAGGTTCTGGCCACAAGTCCAATTCTTTAAATCCAATTATCaaataacaatttttgaaGTATCAGTGCTAGTTTCATACGTCCCACTTGTAAAAAGCATAGACAAAGTCATCCGACAAAAAGAATACAGTTTTCAAATCATACATTTTCAACCAAATTTCACAAACTTGTTGGTAAAATGTTGTTTGATTACAATGCTACAGCtaccaatgaaaatttttccaaGTTGGTTAATATGGGCATGTAACCGAATGACCTAAATGCCTTTAACCTGATCTGCTTGTAAAGATTATTTCTGAGTTGTTGGTTTAAAAGTCTTGTTATTAGgagaaaacgtttttgttttgtaaggAACAATGCCATTACATACAACCAATGTTATCCTTGTTCTACTGTAATCAAAACGTTTTTTGACCGTCAGCtagtttttcaaacaaaacctgCTTTCATGGCCAAGAAGTCCtaattaaaaatagttttagtaatttttcTGCATCATATAGTATAAAGCTGTTGAAATTCTGTTTATCTTTAGGCCACTTTCCGTTTCAACTTCCTGGTTTTCCAGCCATGCCTCCTCATTCTAACCCTCCCAACCCTCTTGTGAATCTGCGACAATTAGGTATGTGTGAACATAGGAAGGTAATGCTTAGTGCATATTATGGATTTTCTACATTTTTGCAGAATTATCAAACCAAGCAGATCGAATCAGTTTTATTCCAGGCCAGACATCTGTTGCAAGTCCACTTTCATCACCACACACCAGTTTGGGTTTGATAAAGACATCACGACCGCAGAGTCCACCATCTCCGCATAGAGCAAACACTCCAGTTAAGCAAAATGTCAGATCTCTTTATCCATCACCAAGCCCAGTACAGATTGTAGAGGCAATGGCACAAGCTGCTGGGGAAAAGTTCAGATCCTCAAGTCCTCTAAGGGGACCAAATATGGACAGACGTTCGCCAACATATCCAGCACATGAGGCAAGAAAAACACCCCCAGTTTTCCATCCACTTCCTTTAAAAGAATCATTGGGAAGAAATATGGCATTACCAGAAGGTTTTCTTGGAGCGCTTGACCCACACGCAGCAACTAGAAGTGCAACGAGTCCAAATAGACTTAGTCACAAAAGCAGGACCATCAAACAAGAAAAGAGCTCTGATTTAATTGGATATGATCATGCTGTAGTTTCTGAATCAATGCGAGGACGGGAACAATCATCAGGTACTTCTTTATCATGCAACAGAGATTATCATGTGCCATTAACTATGGTGAGCAGTGAATCATCCAGAACAGATTCAGAAATGGCTTTGCAAGTCCTGTCTGGACTTTCAAATGATGCTTCGAAAAGGTGAATGTATTTTACAAACTTAACGGATATTTTGTGGTTAAGTACTTTATAGAAGTTTGGAAGTAGTGTACATAAGAAATGTTTGCTCACTTAGTATTGTTTTGCTCTTTGTATACTTACAAATGTATTTAACTGTTTGAGCACAGTTATTGGAAGACTTTTATTTGGAACTTGATtataaagtaaattaaatttttactgtttATGATATTGACAAAATGCCTTAATGGTCATGGATGAACTTTTTTCACAGAACCTACCGTTCTTTTCATGAAGACAAAAGCAAAACAGATAAAAGCAACATTAAGAGAGAACCTGACAAATGggtaaataaaattacttttggTATTCTGTACCATAATTTAGTGAGATGCTGATGTTTTTTTGATATCTTGTGAAATGCATTTTGTGAATATTGCAAGCAAAGTAGTTAAAGTTAGCACATTTGTGATGTTTTTGTTCTATAGTTATATACTGTTAGAACATATCTTAATCTTTTCCCATGGACATAGTTTCTTGAAGTTTGGTACTGTTTAGCACTGTGGTTGCCAAACATATTGCTCATGTAGTTGTAAGTACAGAGCAGCAAGTGCAATTTACAAAACTCTGATTTTTTAGCGTCAATCACACGTTCCAACTGGCAAAACACAGGAAAAAATTGCTAGAGATTTAAAATATACCGGGCGGACGGTAATGACCACAGGGCTTCTTATAAATGCTATTATTGATCGAAATATTAACCAGTATGAGGAAACTGCCAAACAGGAAGACAAGAAGGTTAGATTTGTTGATATCTGTGAGTAAGTTGTCTTTGATATGCAGAACAGTCTATTATGTTTAATCCAAGCGTCATTAATATCTTCAGGAAAAGTACAAGACACAAGAAATGGCCATTAAACCACCAATAGGAAAACCAGCCCACAGTGAATCAGGAACCAAACGGGTACGGTACACTTCATGCTACTCCAGTGCAGTGCCAGTTGTCAACTATAACCTTGTACgtaataaatattattttgttcttcAGCTTAGTGACCAGGGGCCAAGCACACAGCAAGGTTTGAGAGCTGACCCCACTATTATCAGCATTGCAAGACAAGCAGCTGTTGCTGAATCCCTGAATACCATCAGTGGCCAAAATACGATCCCAGCACAAAGGACAAAAACATTGCATGAGTGTAGTCATGACATCATATCTGGGATATATAACCAGTAAGTAAACCCCAAAAGTAGGGAGTAATGTAACTAAATATCCTTCGTCTTGTCTGAGTCAGCAACTTTTTGATGTTCAATCTCATTTCCGAAGGAGATCAGATTCCACAAAGCTACCAGGAAGAGCAAATGCAGACACACAAAAGCAAGAGGAAGTTGCAATGGTATGCTCCCAAAAAGTGTTCTTGTTTATgatgtaattttgttttctttaccTTTGCATTACAAGCTTACACTATATTGTCACAGTGGCTTAGCTGGGTTCCAAGGTGAGGGAGGGCCCATCCTGCTTTAAAGCAAGGCTAATTTCATAGTTTATTTTACTGTGGagtgaaattactaaaaacaaagttattaTTCAAAAAATCTTGCATGGGGCTCCCTGAAAATTTGCATGTGAACTTCATGTGAGGCTAATATTTCATGATTTCCAAAAAATAAGTACCTCAAACTCCTGCAATTGCATTGCAATTTTCAAGCACATTTTAGCTTAACATATGCATGCAacttgaaagtttttaaatcgCCGTTTCCCAAGGTAGTTCCTACACTGAAAAACAACACTGGCCATCCTGGCCTCTGATTGGCGTAACAGAGTGTTTTATAGCATGAGGCTACTTGACGTAAAAGTTCGATGAAACAATATTTTCCAACAAATTGTGAAAGCtgaatttaaatttcaaatctCATAATTAACATGTTAGATTTAGGGCAGTCAGAACTGACTGCTATAGTCAGCTAGTGGGATTCCAACCCGCGCTCACGCAAACCAATGTACGTTTTAGTTTCAAGACCGCAATACGATTTAACATTATTGACGCGAgtgtattttcatttgttaactgtcTGTTAATTGCAGGTTACCATATATTGCTAAAACTTGTGGAAATTACCTAATTagattaaaagttaattgaagttatCCTGTTAGCTTCAACAAATAAAGTCTGCTGTGAATAAGAGAAAAACACATTGAAATTATTAGTTAGCTAGTAATATTTACTGAATTAGGCTAAGTATATTTCACATGTGATGTTGGGCCTTCATTTACTAACGAAGTGAAAATTTGGGCCAtcgtaataaaagttttccgACCAATGCCCTAAAGGTTCCTTATCTcctacaaacaatttttatggTTTGAACtcgaaaagttttgcaatttaaTTTCCAAGTAACTTCATTGAAATCAATTGAATTAGTTGTAGTTTTATGACCTTTTTGGGGTTTGGTTTTTTACCCCTCCATATTTTTGGCAACTAGGTATTTATATCTATTacataatttttcaaaacgaAGCTTGTGTTATGTCCCCATTTTATTATAAGCACCTGGCTATTACAACATGACCCACCgtacaataataataacacaatgttgttttttaattgtgaTGATCATTGTAGTCATTTATGAACTGTTTTACTTGGTGTATTTACCGGGGTTTTTTATGAACAATTTGAGTAGTAGACCTATTTCAATCTTTTATGATGGGTGACAGAGACCCACAGAAATCAATCGGTGGCCCAAACTTGGGCTATGATCTACTGGTAAAGAACCACTAGCCCCAATGGAATAGGACCAAATTCAAATATCTCAAACACCTACACAGTACACCCAAAGTCAAGGCTGAAATTCTTGGCTTGAAATTGCATTTCACGTATTTACCTGGAAACTACCTCAGCTATCTCTTGCATAAACCTAGGAACTTACTTCAGTGCCCCCCAGAAGGGTAAGCTCCAACCTAAAGAACCATACAGATCGTACTGCCCTTGGTTGgtctgaacaaattttttaaactctTTTGTACAAATGTCACAATTTTTGCAGTCTCAAATTGTCAGTAATTCGAAATCTGAATCATACTGCTCAAGCTAGGTgtcaattttgaaaattattattattataaatattagCATCCGAAAGCAAATAGGTATGTATAACTGAAGATATTCAAACAATGATTTTCTTAGGCTCAAAACCCAATGGTTGCAGTTCCTGGTGTACATTCCTCAATGGTCATGGAATCCAGAATACGTGAAGCACTTCAAGCTAGCCAAGTATGATAAGTATTACAAAGCTTGATATTGTCATCGAATTATGCTAAATTTTTGTTCTACATAAGAAAACGTGATACCTTATTCTGAGCTTTATAACAGGGTCATGCTTCAGGGCACAGTTCTCCGTTACATGAAGCTGTTCGACAGACAAGGTTAGACTCATTATAATGCAAACTAACATCAGTTTTTATATGTTTGGCTTTATATTCaacagtaataataatacagtACACAGTGGTATTTATGTGTATAATAATATCTTAGTCCTTGCTTGTTCTTAGTTTAGTGACATACGAAATCTTTCAGGTCTGATAGTAATACTCCAGTGGCACATTCTAGTCTGCCGCCTGCTCATTCAGAGCAATCCTTGCATCATGGATTCCAAAGTAAACACGAAATGAAGAAAGTAGATAACATGCAAAGCGACAATTACAAACGTATGAAACATCTCACATAAAATCATCCATACCTTTTAACAACCAAATAACGAAAATATGTTTATCAGATGTTGCACCTGCAGCCTCACAGCAAATGTTCAGTGTGCTATCTTTCAGAGGTGTCCAGGGTGGTGCTTCTGCTCAGCAGGTAGGTATTGGAAGCTTAGTAACACTACCGAACTCCTTAGTTAATCTTCAGAATTAGTTTTTACATAAACATTACACAATTACAGATCCCTCCGACAGCAAATATCTCAGGAAGGCCGCATATGGTTCCAGGTGTGTGGTTTTTTagttacttttaaatttattttgaaaatatgatttaaattaaaacatttctctTTATTGAGTAGGTGGTCCAAGAACATATCATCCACAACAATCTGCCGTTAGAGAACAAGCCCCGCATTATGAGCCACTGAGTGATGATAGTGATTAGTTATAATTAAACGTGTTGCTGCTCGTATAATCAAATAAACCACGTCTTTCTTGTATTGCTGTATATTGTTTTTTCTGATGTTGtatataaacatttatttggTGAAAAGATATATCATTTCGCTTCTGTTTGCTCGTCTTCTGCTTTTCTTAAAATGTTCTTAATCTTATCTTGAGTCGTTAACCCACGTAGTTTTTCAACGGCATTTTTTTCCGCAGATTCTCTAATTTGATTTGGCACATTTTCTCTTGCCAATTGCATTCGTTTTCTGGCGCGTTGATAGGcatctgcaaataaaacattacCATGTAGCTATTTCTAATGTGGCTGAAGATTTGGTAGAAATAAACCTACCCATTACTCCGTGGATTGCTGTCTTACTGGCTTGACCTCTTGCAATTTGTAACGCACTTTGAAGCTTTTTCCTTGACACAGCAGTTGACAAATTTTCCTGGAAAGCCTTGCACTGCTGTATACAATTTACTTGAACAGTCACAGATCCTCCAGTTTCTGTCCTAACACCATATTTGCTCAGGTGCTTGCCCTAAATTACCGACAGTCAGAAGTGTGTGATGGTTGATATTTTAACATGTAAGTAATAACTTACAGACGGATATATTATAACTTATTACTTCAAATGTATTGGGAATAGCAGCATATGAAATATCCTCAAGTTCAGGATTGCCTCCAATAAAAAATCGGTTAAGCTCTGACGTGATTGCTTCATAACCTTCATTTCCAGTTGGTCTCCAGCATTGCACGACAATCCTTTGACAACCAGGTCTAGTTGGGAGGCTGAAATAACCATAACCTTCAGTTCGTCTCCTTCCCCAAGTATCAGATGATATTACgtgcagaaatatttttggccAATCTAGAGTATCTGTGGAAAAAAACATTACTTACAATACTATGGCTACTCGTTTAATGTTTAGTGGCCATAATGCTAATAGAATTCTGACACAAACACCTTGATCTTCTTGCAGTGGAAAAAATAACTGGTAGTTGAATGGTTGAGCAAAGTAGGCACGTTCAGTATTGCCGGTCAATGTTGTTCTAGAAGAATGGGTGCATCCTGATAAGAGCTGACCTAAGAAAAGcagaacaaaaataacactaCAGCGGTATTGTTAGCACCACTCACCGGTAAAAACAGCACAAACTGTTTCCTTTCCactagaaaaaaaacttttgaaaacgaGTACATTTACCATCCATTTACAGAATATATAAACAGTGATGAAAATCATGTTCTTACCAGGATCACAAGACCAATTTTTAGGTAAATCCACAAAAAACTCTACATGAAGGTCATCATACTCAAACGATTCTGCTGACAAAATTTCCCCATATGCCAGCAGACGGAATATACCGCTAGGTAGTTCTTCAAAACTTTCACCAACCAAACCTTTTAGGTACGTTTGGTGCTTTCTATAAAGCTAAGGTCaagtaaagaataaaagcATGTTAATCAAAGAGATAAGTGAAATCAGCCACCATTCATGTTTTCATAATTACATACTTCAGATATAACTTTGCCCTCTCTTCTAGATTCCATTTTGCTAACAACGTTGGAAACATGTTCCACCTGAAAGTCCCAAATATCTCGACTCAATCCACCTTCCTCGATTctacaaagaaacatttagaTTTAAACACCGCTGAAACTATATAGTATCATACATACTTCATTTTAAGACCAATTTACCTTAGCCTAGCACTTTAACTGTGAAATTGTTAACAGAAACAGCAACAACATATATACAAACCTGTACGGTGGCTTTGACCGTGTAAAGTCTGGTGAAACCCTTATGACACAATTGTCATCATATTCAATAGTGCAAAGTCGACGCTCAAATTCTGCGCTTCCTAATCTGTAAcagtaataaaagtttatggTACAGGTACATACATGAAGAA
Proteins encoded in this window:
- the LOC143445222 gene encoding uncharacterized protein LOC143445222 isoform X6, which gives rise to MKRHRISLRPDYTSSGTDHGLPRHGIVPPASSTGNSQLIYSQLYSQPHGNLQHQPPLGMLPRTSDPVYRFDSRSASIFAGSVHQSHIPGAMHLHPSSSVSFPSRRVSLLRDIGIAGEREKELPISAPTSQMIEAARHIPTPVSQISSNIHGPERPITIMGNLHQSFQRQQLQIPANLLGEQSSTPPRHILQHNTAGSRPMADMKKETTVMIKQENGSKVLSTQPSNVASLIGLGSNQLLQRQSSAGPSASSTIDATGAHNGGSGQKSKEDLVQAMDKVDREITKVESEINRLQKKKTQLEESAKKPPEPEKAESSPQRVEPKHRDLWQIIYAENKKKAEAARSVLDGICPIYDMPLYNQPSDTKVYQDNLKKNEEMRPKLLNYFRHRKKLQNIREKYLGARYDQLMDKWQRKTEALESNAKRKAKEAKTREFFEKIFPEVRKQREQQERMDRVGTRGDTCRSDADFAEIVDGLSEQENHLQHMRQQAIVPPMLLDKEERRVTFISNNGYIREPFKEFKESQQLDAWAVQEKAIFKEKYVQHPKNFHLIASFIEKKNVADCILYYYLTKKANNYKALVRKQTLKPRKPKSGRAHASSHHHEQSGSSHKDVTEKADKDDSKKDLSNNSEDSKVDRPPSPRMTRARKQTLNWTEEEINIVKEGFGKHGRDFSLISRMVSNKSEQQVKNFYNHYKNKKKHGLDQLINEGSKKKKTRSTRHAAPSPDISTATADEDASLEPRKLSESSTSEEKHQTNKEKPDDNFIVDEKKIKSKDQDPSPAFSNSKSGIDAGDVLTTSYIRTRRTTAALAAAGQDQHAEFGKRSSDNKSPGSVGEPAEKRHKKTERKAKTTELNAKEIVKTEVMTEEVAATSQWSNNDQTTKELDGAKIKQEFKDASVSEISDAAKSENNKVISEEEITKPLLPTQVAEKKDLSKPETSIADNKLVKEQNISEDHDSSATCSADEEPQPLHASQIVGRAKHDSPYAFEFNDSPTRIQLDHHTTRHTPTTAHSITVSTVLTCARNDGALNLAKKPVNSEEMKTIPSKDERPHSLPPRSMVPSVSTSVKMIPASAISGVDDSRPSSTPVYGDFPLPHTTKGTTLFQQQFQTTHQGLKVLSNFTKSSSLYSGQPHIVTNIGNLKYTGPATKPMALSMSSNPNPNSKSMSTVVDLTKGSSASAAPVTTVPLPVASSESKHHYHPVHPSAASLQKDFNPSLSVTSSAVPGELTSGYQHSYSAKDKQAMRERAADIPESPIPVSALLFKSTKAPTLLQPGAAAQNVILKNSDTYRRKEKIKPSLHPMLIGEPTSLDKQYFSAAMSNMACLGSLAGGIPLRQKTVCTSSLSMPIDSLVPSISSPERRSQETIAGIRLANVDRMKTTSQSAVPLIIDPRDIGQSSVYFSNPARRTPLQGPTHADITGICSKQSMSNPVSPTRKDSISRETLLNPLPTLHPAPMFPGYTFSHMLPAGTNLGNIKQEKNTDFQLNIKQSHLDDARRTAISVKVDPAHGFAHQYFPPASHSMVSRDRAIDEGNSLMQRSTLSPQPMPKSSHRSSSALSQNVSRHSSPIAHSHIEKQFKEEIPRPSSAARRTPDRRSVGDSSVSTSHHRSFPSQSITPMSRSRPVLLPDVKPKEEPPVTPITSITHHQIICATATAAVAANPKRHPTTSFNHALAIPTGSDQENNPNVIPFSVNPCYYQIPGAPPGLASMPRPTPPNSRAVSTASENPENSRQKLLSQDFATAQLMQQQQQLAGHFPFQLPGFPAMPPHSNPPNPLVNLRQLGQTSVASPLSSPHTSLGLIKTSRPQSPPSPHRANTPVKQNVRSLYPSPSPVQIVEAMAQAAGEKFRSSSPLRGPNMDRRSPTYPAHEARKTPPVFHPLPLKESLGRNMALPEGFLGALDPHAATRSATSPNRLSHKSRTIKQEKSSDLIGYDHAVVSESMRGREQSSGTSLSCNRDYHVPLTMVSSESSRTDSEMALQVLSGLSNDASKRTYRSFHEDKSKTDKSNIKREPDKWRQSHVPTGKTQEKIARDLKYTGRTVMTTGLLINAIIDRNINQYEETAKQEDKKEKYKTQEMAIKPPIGKPAHSESGTKRLSDQGPSTQQGLRADPTIISIARQAAVAESLNTISGQNTIPAQRTKTLHECSHDIISGIYNQRSDSTKLPGRANADTQKQEEVAMAQNPMVAVPGVHSSMVMESRIREALQASQGHASGHSSPLHEAVRQTRSDSNTPVAHSSLPPAHSEQSLHHGFQSKHEMKKVDNMQSDNYKHVAPAASQQMFSVLSFRGVQGGASAQQIPPTANISGRPHMVPGGPRTYHPQQSAVREQAPHYEPLSDDSD